Proteins found in one Oncorhynchus gorbuscha isolate QuinsamMale2020 ecotype Even-year linkage group LG15, OgorEven_v1.0, whole genome shotgun sequence genomic segment:
- the LOC123997925 gene encoding IgGFc-binding protein: MRELGSTDTRNLNAAQEVVIQTSWISAELKRSKFSNNTIHVTSNKDISVLAISQRGESIQATVVPPVESLGTEYHVPPIPEMKHPQPQIDPGNHLFRLIIINNKETNEVTISGPAGENETVSLQPFQLVQLGLNRSLPEPHVLADHPVAVLYSHPCAATTNCTCSFLFSPLYPVTAWGSEYLVHPSLENGALNETTFLLTTNQSVSLLSEPPTEPLQLQSSHELPFYPFLPGGSSLVKTSSLVSLTLHRPGLLLSLIPTHSFSTCYLLHSLNAMRNQALLVAPTAQTEGVHQGNTALDVTWTPMMGTEYSWALIDFGTEYRRHVIWHSSSKMAAYYLGETNGMVFGNPAASISTDPDSKGCLLRPEVVTLGDEQGGWPESLKYCQDQGYSLVSLNTEEFLLQVTNKLRETQGQVWIGLRRSSLTGQWYWLSKAAVSFSHWAQGEPGTPIQGQCAMMTLDPQGNYTWSDQSCCEALPAVCYREPLHFPLQ; the protein is encoded by the exons ATGAGGGAACTGGGTTCCACAGATACCAGGAACCTGAATGCAGCACAGGAAGTTGTGATTCAGACAAGTTGGATAAGTGCAGAACTCAAGAGGTCAAAGTTCTCTAACAACACAATCCATGTGACCAGCAACAAAGACATCAGTGTCCTTGCCATCAGCCAAAGAGGTGAAAGCATCCAGGCCACGGTAGTCCCACCGGTGGAGAGCTTGGGTACAGAGTACCATGTCCCCCCTATACCTGAGATGAAGCATCCTCAGCCTCAAATAGACCCAGGGAACCATTTGTTTAGGCTCATCATCATAAACAATAAAGAAACTAACGAGGTCACCATCTCAGGGCCAGCAGGTGAGAACGAGACTGTCTCACTCCAGCCGTTCCAACTGGTTCAACTCGGGCTCAATAGATCGCTGCCAGAGCCACACGTATTGGCCGACCACCCTGTGGCGGTTCTGTACAGCCACCCATGTGCTGCCACAACTAACTGCACCTGTAGTTTTCTGTTCAGCCCTCTGTACCCCGTCACAGCTTGGGGGTCAGAATACCTCGTGCACCCCTCTTTGGAGAATGGAGCTTTGAATGAAACTACCTTCCTGCTGACGACCAACCAAAGTGTGAGTTTACTCAGCGAACCCCCCACAGAGCCCCTCCAACTGCAGTCTTCCCACGAGCTGCCcttctatcccttcctccctggTGGCTCGTCCCTGGTCAAGACCTCCAGTCTTGTCTCCCTGACCCTCCACAGGCCAGGCCTACTCCTCAGCCTCATCCCAACGCATAGCTTCTCCACCTGctacctcctccactccctcaacGCCATGAGGAACCAGGCCCTGTTAGTAGCCCCCACAGCCCAGACAGAGGGGGTGCATCAGGGGAACACAGCCCTGGATGTCACATGGACTCCCATGATGGGGACCGAGTACTCCTGGGCACTCATTGACTTTGGAACAGAATACAGGAGGCATGTCATCTGGCATAGTTCCTCCAAAATGGCTGCTTACTACTTGGGAGAGACAAACGGCATGGTTTTTGGGAATCCGGCTGCCAGCATCAGCACAGATCCAG ATTCTAAGGGCTGTTTGCTGAGGCCAGAGGTTGTGACACTTGGGGATGAGCAGGGTGGCTGGCCCGAGTCTCTGAAGTACTGCCAAGATCAGGGCTACAGTCTGGTCAGCCTGAACACAGAAGAGTTTCTACTTCAAGTGACCAATAAACTGAGGGAGACGCAGGGTCAGGTGTGGATAGGCCTCCGTCGGAGCTCACTGACAGGGCAGTGGTACTGGCTGAGCAAGGCTGCTGTGTCCTTCAGTCACTGGGCCCAGGGCGAGCCAGGGACCCCCATACAGGGCCAGTGTGCCATGATGACACTGGACCCCCAGGGAAACTATACCTGGAGCGACCAGAGCTGCTGTGAAGCTCTCCCAGCTGTCTGCTACAGAGAGCCACTACACTTCCCCCTCCAGTAG